The following are encoded in a window of bacterium genomic DNA:
- a CDS encoding glycosyltransferase family 39 protein, whose amino-acid sequence MEPDESHAMSAVPASEKKWFFIAYLFCICAIGIGAALILPRVMDGDAVGYAHAIQVYQGTIQLHIPPGLTENTLDVVAAHRILTTFLGIEAVRIFSEIFGSLIGGWMIWNTLLFFGVSIVFYRLLERFFQSAKVAFVGGLFLAGNYSVVAQGLALFMDMGGWFFYLLSIYWLYRYIESERYRDVFFAALAIAIGGFFKENSFVAFIPIGLVLLYENYRTPFRYLKRVVPLGLLVVVPMAILHIGVYLKYGYVYTYWIRLAGTFVYPSIIVEYIKSFGSLLNFLVPVALAGAIIFLRGGYPIDAKRKIFLGGVVLSTIPAVMWPAITQRVLFLVVPWVIILAGFCIKRYERYWYAFLPILAVYILAAFTMDSFILDFVNLPI is encoded by the coding sequence GTGGAACCTGACGAGTCACATGCGATGAGTGCCGTGCCGGCGAGCGAGAAAAAATGGTTTTTCATCGCGTACCTCTTCTGCATATGTGCGATAGGAATCGGGGCAGCTTTGATACTGCCGCGCGTTATGGACGGTGATGCGGTTGGGTATGCACATGCCATACAGGTGTACCAGGGAACCATACAGCTCCATATCCCGCCGGGTCTCACCGAGAATACTCTTGATGTTGTTGCTGCACACCGCATCCTCACGACGTTTCTCGGTATAGAGGCTGTTCGTATCTTCTCGGAAATCTTCGGCTCCTTGATCGGAGGGTGGATGATATGGAATACCCTCCTCTTTTTCGGTGTATCGATAGTGTTTTATCGTCTCTTAGAACGTTTTTTCCAAAGCGCTAAAGTCGCATTCGTGGGCGGTCTTTTCTTGGCGGGGAACTATTCGGTGGTGGCTCAAGGCCTCGCGCTCTTTATGGATATGGGCGGCTGGTTCTTCTATCTGCTCTCGATCTACTGGCTCTACCGATATATCGAATCAGAGCGGTATCGTGACGTGTTTTTCGCCGCATTGGCGATAGCGATAGGCGGTTTCTTTAAAGAGAATTCGTTCGTCGCGTTCATTCCGATTGGGCTCGTGCTTCTCTATGAGAACTATCGAACTCCTTTTCGCTATTTGAAACGAGTTGTTCCACTCGGCCTGTTGGTGGTGGTTCCCATGGCGATTCTCCACATCGGCGTCTATCTCAAATACGGATACGTCTACACGTACTGGATCCGCCTGGCGGGCACTTTCGTCTACCCGTCTATCATCGTCGAGTACATTAAAAGTTTCGGATCGCTCTTGAATTTCCTGGTCCCGGTTGCATTGGCGGGGGCGATAATTTTCCTTCGCGGCGGATATCCTATTGATGCGAAACGCAAGATATTCCTCGGCGGAGTCGTGCTTTCAACGATTCCTGCGGTGATGTGGCCGGCTATAACCCAGCGCGTTCTTTTCTTGGTTGTGCCATGGGTGATCATTCTTGCTGGATTCTGCATCAAACGATACGAACGCTACTGGTATGCATTTCTGCCGATTCTTGCCGTATATATTCTTGCGGCGTTCACCATGGACTCGTTTATTCTCGATTTCGTGAATCTGCCGATCTGA
- a CDS encoding glycosyltransferase produces MAPMKKGDIFIGQPLPSKGMGQRRSLDDDPLSVTSRTLREFPSPRNFILMPYAHDTEYSTFAKKLIAENNATGGGAIFIGGDIWQRDWETKSPYADLGHLRKTHITAMGIDPAEYPLVKKSFNQKGKRRYLYIGHTAWYKNTAELERIAERMPQFEFGHIGGGSVRGWKKIADFATLTPAYMARLAKEYDIFVTVSTADPQATTIVEQMCFGLAVACTSETGYEYDTVTRLFTADTDANVRILTALQDLEEDELISLARQNREIVEKKHSWQQFVSCVLDFAGVA; encoded by the coding sequence GTGGCACCAATGAAAAAAGGGGATATATTCATCGGCCAGCCGCTGCCTAGTAAGGGAATGGGGCAGAGGCGATCGCTTGACGACGATCCGCTTTCAGTTACTTCGCGAACGTTGCGCGAATTTCCCAGTCCAAGAAATTTTATACTGATGCCATACGCTCACGATACTGAATATTCCACGTTCGCGAAAAAGCTTATCGCTGAAAATAATGCTACTGGAGGAGGTGCGATATTCATCGGCGGCGATATCTGGCAGCGGGACTGGGAAACGAAATCGCCGTATGCGGATCTCGGTCACTTGCGAAAAACACATATAACTGCAATGGGTATCGATCCGGCCGAATATCCTCTTGTAAAAAAAAGCTTCAATCAGAAAGGAAAGCGACGATATCTATATATAGGGCATACAGCCTGGTATAAGAACACCGCTGAATTAGAGAGAATTGCAGAACGAATGCCTCAGTTTGAATTTGGACATATCGGAGGAGGGTCGGTACGAGGGTGGAAAAAGATAGCGGATTTCGCGACTCTGACACCTGCATACATGGCTCGTCTTGCTAAGGAATATGACATATTTGTTACTGTGAGTACCGCTGATCCTCAAGCTACTACTATCGTTGAACAGATGTGTTTCGGATTGGCGGTTGCGTGCACCTCTGAGACCGGGTATGAGTATGACACAGTCACGCGATTGTTTACCGCTGATACGGATGCGAACGTGCGAATACTCACTGCTCTCCAAGACTTGGAAGAAGACGAGCTCATTTCATTAGCTCGGCAGAACCGCGAAATTGTTGAAAAAAAACATAGCTGGCAACAGTTCGTGAGCTGCGTTCTCGATTTTGCTGGAGTGGCTTAG
- a CDS encoding class I SAM-dependent methyltransferase gives MTADRNTAFINSAMKSVGKRKGVVLDVGGGERFGKWLSRYKSEFEGCDYKTFDYDASTGADIVGDIHKMPIADGFCDAIICSSVLEHVRDPLTAMSELRRILKDGGKIFLYVPSIYPYHARKGHYPDYWRFFDDTLLELFKGFSDVRIEKRGGYFFALSFFVPMQHKMRWFLNPVADLLDRLFQTEKRTTTSGYYVLATK, from the coding sequence ATGACTGCCGACAGGAATACAGCTTTCATCAATTCCGCAATGAAGAGCGTAGGCAAGAGGAAAGGTGTGGTTCTGGATGTTGGAGGAGGGGAGCGGTTCGGGAAATGGCTCTCACGATACAAGAGTGAATTTGAGGGTTGCGATTACAAGACGTTCGATTACGATGCATCGACGGGGGCTGACATCGTCGGGGACATCCACAAGATGCCGATCGCTGATGGGTTCTGTGATGCGATCATTTGTTCCTCTGTTCTTGAGCATGTGCGAGATCCTCTGACTGCAATGTCGGAGCTTCGACGCATCCTTAAAGACGGCGGGAAGATATTCCTGTATGTCCCTTCGATATACCCCTATCACGCACGCAAAGGGCACTATCCTGATTACTGGCGGTTCTTTGATGACACACTGTTGGAGCTCTTCAAGGGATTTTCTGATGTGCGAATCGAGAAGCGAGGAGGATATTTCTTCGCGCTCTCGTTCTTTGTCCCGATGCAGCACAAGATGCGATGGTTCTTGAACCCTGTCGCTGACCTTCTCGATCGGCTATTTCAGACTGAAAAGCGCACAACCACCTCCGGATATTACGTATTGGCTACGAAGTAG
- a CDS encoding GDP-L-fucose synthase has protein sequence MEKNSKIFVAGHRGLVGSAIVRELTRKGYTNIITRTHAELELMDAEAVRDFFEKEKPEYVFLAAARVGGIMANNTYPADFIRENLVVQTNVIHQSHASDVKKLLFLGSSCIYPKMAPQPIKEEYLMTGPLEDTNSAYAIAKIAGIEMCNAYRRQYGSNFISVMPTNLYGPNDNFDLERAHVLPALLRRFHEAKVSNAPSVTVWGSGAPMREFLHVDDMGSACVFLMETYNDPSIINVGTGEDVTIKELAELIKTTIGYNGDIVWDTSKPDGTPRKRLDVSKIHSLGWRHAIALPQGLVDTYRWFAETATS, from the coding sequence ATGGAAAAGAATTCAAAGATTTTCGTGGCCGGTCATCGCGGCCTTGTGGGCTCCGCCATCGTGCGTGAACTGACGCGCAAGGGATATACCAATATCATTACTCGAACCCATGCGGAGCTTGAACTCATGGACGCCGAGGCAGTACGCGACTTCTTCGAGAAAGAAAAGCCTGAGTATGTCTTTCTGGCGGCGGCACGCGTGGGCGGCATCATGGCCAACAATACCTACCCCGCTGATTTCATCCGCGAGAACCTCGTCGTGCAGACCAACGTCATCCATCAATCCCATGCAAGCGACGTGAAAAAACTCCTTTTCCTCGGCAGCTCCTGTATCTATCCGAAGATGGCCCCCCAGCCGATCAAGGAGGAATACCTCATGACCGGCCCACTCGAGGATACCAATAGCGCCTACGCGATCGCCAAGATCGCCGGCATTGAGATGTGTAATGCCTACCGTCGCCAGTACGGTTCGAATTTCATCTCCGTCATGCCGACCAACCTGTACGGCCCGAACGACAACTTCGACCTCGAACGCGCCCACGTCCTCCCCGCCCTTTTGCGCCGCTTCCATGAAGCAAAAGTGTCGAATGCGCCCTCAGTCACTGTCTGGGGCAGCGGCGCCCCCATGCGCGAATTCCTCCATGTCGACGATATGGGCAGTGCCTGCGTCTTTCTTATGGAGACCTACAACGATCCTTCGATCATCAATGTCGGCACCGGCGAAGACGTGACCATCAAGGAATTGGCCGAACTCATCAAGACCACGATTGGCTACAATGGCGATATCGTCTGGGACACCTCAAAACCCGACGGCACCCCTCGCAAACGCCTCGATGTTAGCAAAATACACTCCCTCGGCTGGCGCCACGCCATTGCGCTTCCTCAAGGCCTCGTCGATACCTATCGATGGTTCGCTGAAACCGCTACTTCGTAG
- a CDS encoding NUDIX domain-containing protein, giving the protein MSEFPIVGRVPLEEYRRLMENFPVVTVDVLFFNPDRTKILLGKRTNEPYAGKFYSFGGRLYKNEDLVQAACRIAKEELGLDRTASDLVFSGIINEINPASIFDGVNYHTVDVYFACTLADEKADADSQHSEMQWFSIDDPSLHPNVKARIEGALRALK; this is encoded by the coding sequence ATGAGCGAATTCCCGATCGTCGGCCGCGTCCCTCTTGAAGAATACCGACGCCTTATGGAGAACTTCCCCGTCGTGACGGTGGATGTTCTCTTTTTTAATCCCGACAGGACCAAGATCCTCCTCGGCAAGCGCACCAACGAACCCTACGCCGGCAAGTTCTACAGCTTCGGTGGTCGCCTCTACAAGAACGAAGACCTCGTCCAAGCAGCTTGCCGCATCGCCAAAGAAGAACTCGGTCTTGATCGCACTGCTTCTGACCTCGTCTTCAGCGGCATTATCAACGAGATCAATCCTGCATCGATATTCGACGGCGTGAATTACCATACCGTGGATGTATACTTCGCCTGTACGCTCGCCGATGAGAAAGCGGATGCGGATAGCCAACACAGCGAGATGCAGTGGTTTTCGATCGACGACCCTTCCCTGCATCCGAACGTGAAAGCACGCATCGAAGGTGCCCTGCGTGCCCTCAAATAG